The Streptomyces sp. NBC_00224 genome has a window encoding:
- a CDS encoding DUF6350 family protein, with the protein MTQVTDRGLMLPAAQGRSSVLATCVLRGVMAAGLGLGVLAVLVTVVWISSPYPDSGPGGALRSAAALWLLAHGTQLVRPDTLSGVPAPVGIVPLLLVGLPVWLAYRAARDALSYEGEPELGYGDDDEGAEEGGERAALPPVWAAFTAVTCGYLLVGAAAVLYASEGPLPAAPLSAVLHLTLVTSGAVGAGLWTAYGRPRAPLPGWVPGPVRRVLVHRRTNTAVRAGSAGAAVLLAGGALLAGTGLVWHAGAAQDTFLRLAEDWPGRLAVLLLALALVPNAAVWGAAYGLGPGFLLGTGAVATPLGVAGTPAVPHFPLLSALPAEPRGSWLTWSVAALPVLAGLAVGWWTARRATGEEGAWGRGETALAALYGAAACGAALALLTALSGGPLGSERLAALGPVWWRTGGAALLWTAGVGVPGALGLRWWWRRKAAEPLASGVVPEPVSGAAPEGAADAAGARRWWSRLAWRRRKGEVVESGDLEPYDFLPVGAWHDSGAREVRWAALREASGGLMPDIAAGAGVPERPVEAPVVGVPVEPGVPPEPDGLPEGVVLPEPGPEERDVAVPGDQGEPGPEGSPLPEAEAEAEAEAEAEAEAEAEAEAEAEAEGEPPAPERP; encoded by the coding sequence GTGACACAAGTGACCGATCGCGGCCTGATGTTGCCGGCGGCCCAGGGCCGCTCGTCCGTGCTGGCCACCTGCGTGCTGCGCGGGGTGATGGCGGCGGGGCTGGGACTCGGCGTGCTCGCCGTGCTGGTGACGGTGGTGTGGATCAGCTCGCCCTACCCCGACAGCGGGCCCGGCGGCGCGCTGCGCTCCGCGGCCGCGCTGTGGCTGCTCGCCCATGGAACGCAGCTGGTCAGACCCGACACGCTCAGCGGCGTGCCCGCCCCGGTGGGGATCGTGCCGCTGCTGCTCGTCGGGCTGCCGGTGTGGCTGGCGTACCGGGCGGCGCGGGACGCGCTGTCGTACGAGGGCGAGCCGGAGCTGGGGTACGGCGACGACGACGAGGGGGCCGAGGAGGGCGGCGAGCGGGCGGCGCTGCCACCCGTGTGGGCTGCCTTCACGGCGGTGACCTGCGGATACCTCCTGGTGGGTGCGGCGGCGGTGCTGTACGCGTCCGAGGGGCCGCTGCCCGCCGCGCCCCTCAGCGCCGTGCTGCACCTGACCCTGGTGACCTCGGGCGCGGTGGGCGCCGGGCTCTGGACCGCGTATGGCCGTCCGCGCGCTCCGCTGCCGGGGTGGGTGCCCGGGCCGGTACGCCGGGTGCTGGTCCATCGTCGTACGAATACGGCTGTACGAGCCGGGTCGGCCGGGGCCGCGGTGCTGCTGGCGGGCGGGGCGCTGCTCGCCGGGACGGGGCTGGTGTGGCACGCCGGCGCGGCCCAGGACACGTTCCTGCGGCTGGCGGAGGACTGGCCGGGGCGGCTCGCGGTGCTGCTGCTGGCGCTGGCGCTGGTGCCGAACGCGGCGGTGTGGGGGGCGGCGTACGGGCTGGGGCCGGGGTTCCTGCTCGGCACCGGCGCGGTGGCGACGCCCCTCGGGGTGGCGGGAACGCCGGCCGTGCCGCACTTCCCACTGCTGTCCGCGCTGCCGGCCGAGCCGCGCGGAAGCTGGCTGACCTGGTCGGTGGCGGCGCTGCCGGTGCTGGCCGGACTGGCGGTCGGATGGTGGACGGCGCGGCGGGCGACGGGCGAGGAGGGGGCGTGGGGGCGCGGGGAGACGGCGCTGGCGGCGCTGTACGGGGCGGCGGCGTGCGGGGCGGCGCTCGCGCTCCTGACCGCGCTCTCGGGCGGCCCCCTGGGCTCGGAGCGCCTGGCGGCGCTGGGCCCGGTGTGGTGGCGCACGGGCGGGGCGGCGCTGCTGTGGACGGCGGGGGTGGGGGTGCCGGGGGCGCTGGGGTTGCGGTGGTGGTGGAGGCGGAAGGCGGCGGAGCCGCTGGCTTCGGGTGTGGTGCCGGAGCCGGTTTCGGGTGCGGCACCGGAGGGTGCGGCCGATGCGGCCGGGGCGCGGCGGTGGTGGTCGCGCCTTGCCTGGCGGCGTCGGAAGGGCGAGGTGGTGGAGTCGGGGGACCTGGAGCCGTACGACTTCCTGCCGGTGGGGGCGTGGCACGACAGCGGGGCGCGGGAGGTGCGGTGGGCGGCGCTGCGGGAGGCGTCAGGGGGGCTGATGCCGGACATCGCGGCGGGGGCTGGGGTGCCGGAGCGGCCGGTGGAGGCGCCGGTGGTGGGTGTACCCGTGGAGCCGGGGGTGCCGCCGGAGCCGGACGGGCTGCCCGAGGGTGTGGTGCTGCCCGAGCCGGGGCCGGAGGAGCGGGATGTTGCTGTACCGGGGGATCAGGGTGAACCCGGACCGGAGGGCTCACCCCTCCCCGAAGCCGAAGCCGAAGCCGAAGCCGAAGCCGAAGCCGAAGCCGAAGCCGAAGCCGAAGCCGAAGCCGAAGCCGAAGCCGAGGGCGAGCCCCCGGCCCCGGAGAGGCCCTAG
- a CDS encoding DUF3824 domain-containing protein, whose protein sequence is MSFGDPNNPYGQAPPPPQAPPGYGYPAAPQGVPPQQPYGYPQQPGYPAYPGGMMMPPQMPGLMQTARVFLFIVGAVQVLIGILFLFIGAAANDVSNDADDTFGDTPFGDIGHAAAGIMVVIALLFLGLSALSITLGVRLSRGRQGVRITTMVYGILGAVVGVLALVGSANNDSSGGLIWAFLWIAFGGIMAAAMMTRDGSAWFNRPRY, encoded by the coding sequence ATGAGCTTCGGCGACCCGAACAACCCGTACGGCCAGGCACCCCCGCCGCCGCAGGCGCCGCCCGGCTACGGCTACCCGGCCGCGCCCCAGGGCGTACCGCCGCAGCAGCCGTACGGCTACCCGCAGCAGCCCGGCTACCCGGCCTACCCCGGCGGCATGATGATGCCGCCGCAGATGCCGGGCCTGATGCAGACCGCCCGCGTCTTCCTGTTCATCGTGGGCGCCGTCCAGGTGCTGATCGGCATCCTGTTCCTCTTCATCGGCGCCGCGGCCAACGACGTGTCGAACGATGCGGACGACACCTTCGGCGACACCCCGTTCGGTGACATCGGCCACGCCGCCGCCGGGATCATGGTCGTCATCGCGCTGCTCTTCCTCGGCCTCTCCGCGCTGTCGATCACGCTCGGCGTACGGCTGTCCAGGGGCCGCCAGGGCGTCCGCATCACGACGATGGTCTACGGCATCCTGGGCGCCGTCGTCGGTGTGCTGGCCCTCGTCGGCTCCGCCAACAACGACTCCTCGGGCGGCCTGATCTGGGCGTTCCTGTGGATCGCGTTCGGCGGCATCATGGCGGCGGCCATGATGACCCGCGACGGCAGCGCCTGGTTCAACCGCCCGCGCTACTGA
- the purH gene encoding bifunctional phosphoribosylaminoimidazolecarboxamide formyltransferase/IMP cyclohydrolase, with protein sequence MSSKREIRRALVSVYDKTGLEELARGLHAAGVELVSTGSTAGRIAAAGVPVTKVEELTGFPECLDGRVKTLHPRVHAGILADLRLDSHREQLAELGVEPFQLVVVNLYPFKETVASGASADECVEQIDIGGPSMVRAAAKNHPSVAVVTSPERYADVLAAVESGGFDLEARKHLAAEAFQHTAAYDVAVASWMTNVYAPEDGAALPGFLGGTWERKSTLRYGENPHQAAAIYTDGQPGGIANAEQLHGKEMSFNNYVDTEAARRAAYDHDEPCVAIIKHANPCGIAVDADLATAHRKAHECDPLSAFGGVIAVNRPVTVAMAEQVAEIFTEVIAAPAYEDGAVEVLARKKNIRVLKVDGTPHQPGDLKPVSGGAVLQQTDVFQAEGDDPANWTLATGEALSEAELKELAFAWKACRAVKSNAILLAKDGASVGVGMGQVNRVDSAKLAVERAGEERARGSYAASDAFFPFPDGLEILTAAGVKAVVQPGGSVRDELVIEAAKKAGVTMYFTGTRHFFH encoded by the coding sequence GTGAGTAGCAAGCGGGAGATCCGTCGCGCGCTGGTCAGTGTCTATGACAAGACTGGTTTGGAGGAGCTGGCTCGTGGGCTGCACGCGGCCGGCGTCGAGCTCGTCTCGACCGGGTCGACGGCCGGGCGCATCGCGGCCGCCGGGGTGCCCGTCACCAAGGTGGAGGAGCTGACCGGCTTCCCCGAGTGCCTGGACGGCCGGGTCAAGACGCTGCACCCGCGCGTGCACGCCGGGATCCTCGCCGATCTGCGCCTCGACTCGCACCGCGAGCAGCTGGCGGAGCTCGGCGTCGAGCCGTTCCAGCTCGTCGTGGTCAACCTGTACCCGTTCAAGGAGACCGTCGCCTCGGGCGCCTCCGCCGACGAGTGCGTCGAGCAGATCGACATCGGCGGGCCCTCGATGGTCCGGGCCGCCGCCAAGAACCACCCGTCGGTGGCCGTCGTCACCAGCCCCGAGCGGTACGCGGACGTGCTCGCGGCCGTCGAGAGCGGTGGCTTCGACCTGGAGGCCCGTAAGCACCTGGCCGCCGAGGCGTTCCAGCACACCGCCGCGTACGACGTGGCCGTGGCCTCCTGGATGACCAATGTGTACGCGCCGGAGGACGGCGCCGCACTGCCCGGCTTCCTCGGCGGGACCTGGGAGCGCAAGTCCACCCTGCGCTACGGCGAGAACCCGCACCAGGCCGCCGCGATCTACACGGACGGTCAGCCGGGCGGCATCGCCAACGCCGAGCAGCTGCACGGCAAGGAGATGTCCTTCAACAACTACGTGGACACCGAGGCCGCCCGCCGGGCCGCCTACGACCACGACGAGCCGTGCGTCGCGATCATCAAGCACGCCAACCCGTGCGGCATCGCCGTCGACGCCGACCTGGCCACCGCCCACCGCAAGGCCCACGAGTGCGACCCGCTGTCCGCCTTCGGCGGGGTCATCGCGGTCAACCGGCCGGTGACCGTGGCCATGGCCGAGCAGGTCGCGGAGATCTTCACCGAGGTCATCGCGGCCCCGGCGTACGAGGACGGCGCGGTCGAGGTCCTGGCGCGCAAGAAGAACATCCGCGTCCTCAAGGTCGACGGCACCCCGCACCAGCCCGGCGACCTCAAGCCGGTCTCGGGCGGCGCCGTGCTCCAGCAGACCGACGTGTTCCAGGCCGAGGGCGACGACCCGGCGAACTGGACGCTGGCCACCGGCGAGGCGCTCTCGGAGGCCGAGCTCAAGGAGCTGGCCTTCGCCTGGAAGGCGTGCCGGGCCGTCAAGTCCAACGCCATCCTGCTCGCCAAGGACGGTGCCTCGGTCGGCGTCGGCATGGGCCAGGTCAACCGGGTCGACTCGGCCAAGCTCGCCGTGGAGCGGGCCGGCGAGGAGCGCGCGCGGGGCTCGTACGCCGCCTCGGACGCGTTCTTCCCGTTCCCCGACGGTCTGGAGATCCTGACCGCCGCGGGCGTGAAGGCGGTCGTGCAGCCGGGCGGCTCGGTCCGCGACGAACTGGTGATCGAGGCCGCGAAGAAGGCGGGCGTGACGATGTACTTCACCGGCACGCGCCACTTCTTCCACTGA
- a CDS encoding bifunctional methylenetetrahydrofolate dehydrogenase/methenyltetrahydrofolate cyclohydrolase, which translates to MTAQILDGKATAAAIKSDLAVRVAALKERGVHPGLGTVLVGEDPASQKYVAGKHRDCAQVGIASIQRELPATATQEEIEAVVRELNEDPECTGYIVQLPLPKGIDENRILTLMDPAKDADGLHPTNLGRLVLNEPGPLPCTPYGVIQLLRKHGVEINGAEVVVIGRGVTIGRTMPLLLTRRSENATVTQCHTGTRDLAAHLRRADIIVAAAGVPHLVKPEDVKPGAAVLDVGVSRDENGRILGDVHPGVTEVAGWISPNPGGVGPMTRAQLLVNVVEAAERGVAAS; encoded by the coding sequence ATGACCGCCCAGATTCTCGATGGCAAGGCCACCGCCGCAGCGATCAAGTCCGATCTGGCCGTCCGCGTGGCGGCCCTCAAGGAGAGGGGGGTCCACCCCGGTCTCGGCACCGTCCTGGTCGGTGAGGACCCCGCCAGCCAGAAGTACGTGGCGGGCAAGCACCGCGACTGCGCGCAGGTGGGCATCGCCTCCATCCAGCGCGAACTGCCCGCCACCGCCACGCAGGAAGAGATCGAGGCGGTCGTCCGGGAGCTGAACGAGGACCCGGAGTGCACCGGCTACATCGTCCAACTCCCGCTCCCCAAGGGCATCGACGAGAACCGGATCCTGACGCTGATGGATCCGGCCAAGGACGCGGACGGGCTGCACCCGACCAACCTCGGCCGTCTGGTGCTCAACGAGCCGGGCCCGCTGCCCTGCACGCCGTACGGGGTCATCCAGCTGCTGCGCAAGCACGGTGTGGAGATCAACGGCGCCGAGGTCGTGGTGATCGGCCGCGGTGTCACCATCGGGCGCACGATGCCGCTGCTGCTGACCCGCCGCTCCGAGAACGCGACGGTGACGCAGTGCCACACCGGCACCCGCGACCTCGCCGCCCATCTGCGCCGGGCCGACATCATCGTGGCCGCCGCCGGGGTGCCGCACCTGGTCAAGCCCGAGGACGTCAAGCCGGGCGCGGCCGTCCTCGACGTCGGCGTCAGCCGGGACGAGAACGGCAGGATCCTCGGGGACGTGCACCCCGGTGTCACCGAGGTGGCGGGCTGGATCTCCCCCAACCCGGGCGGCGTCGGCCCGATGACCCGCGCACAGCTGCTGGTGAACGTCGTCGAAGCGGCGGAGCGCGGCGTGGCCGCGAGCTGA
- a CDS encoding DUF3017 domain-containing protein, translated as MDADTSTGDGGTGGGDPAEPPTSGAQPSPGATTGKPSRKGSRRFPSVTRDTARPEGGGRAASGASPAPARQWPLLTVLGSTGLGLLLVSVDLFRVGLIIIGLALLAGGVLRWMLPSVGMLAVRSRFTDITTYGSLGVLIVLLALVAQPRPWLDIPFLEDAVRFTVR; from the coding sequence ATGGACGCCGATACGAGTACGGGGGACGGCGGCACCGGCGGGGGCGACCCCGCCGAGCCGCCGACGAGCGGCGCCCAGCCGTCCCCGGGGGCCACGACGGGCAAGCCGTCCCGCAAGGGCTCCCGGCGGTTCCCCTCGGTCACGCGGGACACCGCGCGGCCCGAGGGCGGCGGGCGGGCGGCCTCCGGGGCCTCGCCCGCACCCGCGCGCCAGTGGCCGCTGCTGACCGTGCTCGGGTCGACGGGGCTCGGGCTGCTGCTCGTCTCCGTGGACCTGTTCCGGGTCGGGCTGATCATCATCGGCCTGGCCCTGCTGGCGGGCGGCGTGCTGCGCTGGATGCTGCCGTCGGTGGGCATGCTGGCGGTGCGTTCCCGGTTCACCGACATCACCACGTACGGCTCGCTCGGCGTCCTGATCGTGCTGCTCGCGCTGGTGGCGCAGCCCAGGCCCTGGCTGGACATCCCGTTCCTGGAGGACGCGGTCCGGTTCACCGTGCGCTGA
- the purN gene encoding phosphoribosylglycinamide formyltransferase, giving the protein MASPPPAAAPARLVVLVSGSGTNLQALLDAIAADPDGYGARIVAVGADRGAIAGLERAEKAGLPTFVCRVKDHPTRDAWDLALAEATAAYAPDLVVSAGFMKIVGKHFLARFGGKVVNTHPALLPSFPGAHGVRDALAYGAKVTGCTVHFVDDGVDTGPIIAQGVVEVGADDTEDALHERIKEVERRLLVDVVGRLARDGYRIEGRKVLLP; this is encoded by the coding sequence GTGGCCTCCCCGCCCCCCGCCGCCGCTCCGGCACGCCTCGTCGTGCTGGTCTCCGGATCCGGTACGAACCTCCAAGCCCTGCTCGACGCCATCGCCGCCGACCCGGACGGGTATGGCGCGCGGATCGTGGCCGTGGGGGCCGATCGGGGCGCGATCGCTGGGCTGGAGCGGGCCGAAAAGGCTGGTCTGCCCACCTTTGTCTGCCGGGTGAAGGATCACCCCACCCGGGACGCCTGGGACCTCGCGCTCGCCGAGGCCACCGCGGCGTACGCGCCCGACCTCGTCGTGTCCGCGGGTTTCATGAAGATCGTGGGGAAGCACTTCCTCGCCCGGTTCGGCGGGAAGGTCGTCAATACGCACCCCGCCCTGCTGCCCAGTTTTCCCGGCGCCCACGGCGTCCGTGACGCCCTCGCGTACGGCGCCAAGGTCACCGGATGCACCGTCCACTTCGTCGACGACGGCGTCGACACCGGCCCGATCATCGCCCAGGGCGTGGTCGAGGTCGGGGCGGACGACACGGAGGACGCGCTCCACGAGCGCATCAAGGAAGTCGAGCGAAGGCTGCTCGTCGACGTCGTGGGGCGGCTGGCCCGCGACGGATATCGCATTGAGGGACGAAAGGTTCTGTTGCCGTGA